One window of Trichomycterus rosablanca isolate fTriRos1 chromosome 2, fTriRos1.hap1, whole genome shotgun sequence genomic DNA carries:
- the LOC134301631 gene encoding 4-galactosyl-N-acetylglucosaminide 3-alpha-L-fucosyltransferase 9-like, which translates to MPSEIGHDVCRFFRFAIFILPTLLMGSLYYMPSFQHLIKPYKSSSTAHHPILVLIWLWPFDQPFDLELCSSQFNIQGCHLTVDQSLYDKADAVLIHHRDITRDLSNLPQSPRPPHQKWIWMNLESPSNTAQIPSLDNQFNVSLSYRRDADISVPYGRLVPVNQDHKFVPPEKDKLVCWIVSNYNPEHKRVHYYEQLQKYVQVHVYGDYFERHVSEEEYKDIVSGCKFYLSFENSMHKDYITEKLFNALDLGAIPIVVGPSRHNYECFIPADAFIHVNDFSTVRALAKYLLLLDRDEAMYRRYFRWKRHFQVKTFSFPAENACLACDYIRQNRQYQVLMNLYQWYWDKGEEPDKSLFLY; encoded by the coding sequence ATGCCATCTGAAATAGGCCATGATGTTTGCCGTTTCTTCCGCTTTGCCATCTTTATACTTCCCACCTTGCTTATGGGCTCCCTTTATTACATGCCTTCCTTCCAACATCTCATCAAACCATATAAATCCAGCAGCACTGCACACCATCCCATCCTGGTGCTCATCTGGCTCTGGCCCTTTGATCAGCCCTTTGACCTTGAGCTCTGCAGTTCCCAGTTCAACATACAAGGCTGTCACCTTACAGTCGATCAGAGTTTGTACGATAAAGCAGACGCCGTCCTGATCCACCACAGGGACATCACCAGGGACTTATCCAATTTACCCCAGTCTCCTCGGCCACCTCATCAAAAGTGGATCTGGATGAATTTGGAGTCACCATCAAACACAGCCCAAATTCCCAGCCTAGACAACCAGTTTAATGTCTCGCTGAGTTACCGCAGGGACGCCGACATCAGTGTGCCCTATGGACGGCTGGTTCCTGTTAACCAAGACCACAAGTTCGTGCCACCAGAAAAGGACAAGCTAGTATGCTGGATAGTTAGCAATTACAACCCTGAACACAAGAGGGTGCACTACTATGAACAGCTGCAGAAGTATGTCCAGGTTCATGTCTACGGTGACTATTTTGAGAGGCATGTCTCCGAAGAGGAGTACAAGGACATCGTCTCAGGCTGTaaattttatttgtcatttgaaAACTCTATGCACAAGGACTACATCACAGAGAAACTGTTTAACGCTCTGGATTTGGGGGCCATACCCATCGTGGTGGGCCCTTCCAGACACAATTATGAGTGTTTCATCCCAGCTGATGCATTCATCCATGTGAATGACTTCTCCACTGTGAGGGCACTAGCTAAATACCTGCTGCTTTTGGACAGAGACGAAGCCATGTATCGCAGGTATTTTAGATGGAAGAGGCATTTTCAAGTGAAGACCTTTTCCTttcctgcagaaaatgcttGCCTTGCTTGCGATTACATCCGACAAAATAGGCAGTATCAGGTTCTGATGAATCTCTATCAGTGGTACTGGGATAAAGGGGAAGAACCAGATAAATCGCTATTCCTCTACTAA